Within Montipora foliosa isolate CH-2021 chromosome 3, ASM3666993v2, whole genome shotgun sequence, the genomic segment acactttatccaacaacttccaacaagtcgcagcaacacgcaacaacacacaacatggtgtgcaaacggtcgcaacatgttgggcccaacaatgttgcgtcttgttggccaacaaggttgggagcgtttgcacgggcctttaggtACTGATATTCATTAGTATATGATTTGAAGAACGCAAAAATGCACGCGCAATTTTTTACGGCAATGAGAGATAATTATTTAAGACTTCCAAAGCTCATTTCGTTGCTTCTTTGTAGCACTTTTCGTTAAAATTTATTCGATTAGCCTGCACGCCGAACTCGAGGAACTGCCTCCCATCGCAACAAGGTTGCATAAATGTTGACTGTTGCTATGAATgggaggtgtatgacaactgccgACTACAGACTGCCTTCAACTTTCGCTGAtaaacaatatttaagtctaagcaccaattttaaagtgaaaacGGTAAGATTttaataactgtgatttagggttagggttaggtctGTGGTCTGCAGCCTGCAAGTGTTAGATGAAACCACCGATGAAAGGCTGAGTAAAGCAATTAAATGTGCCTTTGTGGTATGAAAAGGATGGCATCTTACAACCATGCTAGAGAACGAAATGTCGttttagtaaaaattaattgtaagtacgttttggttgcaatttcgacaACTTCTTGAAAACTGGACTTCTGTCTTTCCCAAAACTCATTTAGCAACAGGATCTTTAATCAGTGAGTAATAATAAGACTGTCAGCTTGGAGTTCAACTTACCAAACCTGGCACTCAAAGTCAGTTGGAATTTCATTTACAACGATCAGGTGCTCCATTACATCAACCGTTGAGGAATCACAGAGTTGGCAAGAGTACGAGACAGATTGGTATGCCTTGTTTACAACCCGATACGAGTCTTGTGATTGTAGCCCAACCGGTAATTGATCTATATTCATTAACGTAACAAGAATGCCATTCCCGAGGGATTCTACTGTAGCAAAAACCTCTTTAAAAAGTGACAAGTGTCACTTAATGCTTCATCCCCTTGACATCAGCATAGTAACGTACCGAGTTCAGAATGAGCGAAAGAATTAACTCACACCCTCATTCAAGTTATTACTGTTAACGAATTTTGgctttttatttttgcttaGATACCACGCGACTAATTCTGAGTCGCTTGGTAAATTATAAACTGCAAAAAACTTTGTAAAACTTGTAAAAAACAGCACGAGGGCTCTGGTATGTTTAATACGCAAGTGTTGACTTCCAATTTTTCACACTTCCACAGAATTATTGTTTCCGGAAATCTCATGAGCATGCTAATAAAGCGCGAAAAGCAATCACCTTAGTCGATTGCACTGTTAAAAGCAAAGGCTCGACGTCTTATTTATATGACCCAAAATATTGATCATTGTTCTATTAACACAGCTATCATAATAGTAACGTTACGAAgtgtaaaaatacaaaaagcgAAGACAATTATTTCAGTTTCCTTTTTCTTAATTACTTCATTTCGACTTCGATTACACGTCTTTTGCACAGCTAACATCTGAAACACAGTTCTGAAGAGTAAACTATCCAAATAAGAGGTCTGACTCTCTCGAGGGCGAAAATTCTGCACACTCCTTAATTGTGGTCTGAGGTATGATTATGGTAGTGTTGGAGTActaggacactgtaaactgaacttAACAATTAACGAAAATCAGGTCAAacgttagtttttgaggagaggggaaaccagagtacccaaaGAAAACGCTTcggtgcagagttgagaaccaacaaactcaatccacacatggcgccgaatctgggaatcgaaaccgggccacattggtggggggcgagtgctctcaccactacgccatccctgcacccctaataGCATCCTCTTAATAAAATCTGATGACAGTGATAATGAGCTCGCGCaggaaaaaatttgaaatagCAAAGAACCTTTGGTTTTCTGGTCAAGGTTACTTTAATTTGATAAGCATGATCTTCCAACTATTTTGCTGAACAAGTTGACattgtgacaatttttagaattgggtttaaactttttttcctcAGCTCATCTGGAAAATTGCTGTATGTGACCTTTGTCTTTTGTGACGAAGTGTAAAAATTTAGTAGAAGTatcattttagaatttaaagtgAAAACGTTATAGTGACCATTATGAAAACATTTTAATAGAAACGGTAATGATCGTTTTTGGAAGAGACAATTTTCGTCCAACTGGTAGTGGCGTAAAGAAATGTTCGGCATTGTATTTTTCGCTCCTCGATTGATCGCtgaatgaaatattttattggaGCCTTACGTTATATTAAAagctcttttctttttaagttttgGCCCAAAAGTGCTTCAGAAACGGGTTGTCGGCATAGCTTTAAAATGCTGTATACTTTTGGCATAACAGAATGCAAATTAGGTTTTGACACCTTCAGTGCAATCCAACCCGGCCAAATATTCGCGACATGTCCCCTTGCTGTCATATACAGGGTGGTGAAAACCGCAAGTGCTTCGTAAATCCTGGTTAACCCAGATAAATTTGGATTAAATATATTCTTCTCTGTATATCTCATTTTCCGAcctttaaagtttttttttttttaattagtttttggCTCTATATCCATTTTGCAGGGAAATTTGCCGACCGAAAAAGAGTTGCTATATTGCGGAGCAATAAACTGTGACCGACAACCTAACATCCTTTTTTATGAGCAACATGCACAAATTTACAGCAAGAGGAATTCTCTGCTATAGATTAAAAACCGCAGCCAGCTTAACTGCTGAAAACACCGCCGAATGCTAACAAAATTGGCATGGTATTCAGTAGTTACTCCCCCCAGCCAGAAGGGTTTAACTTTATTGACAATCACAAGCACATAACAAATTACCATGTGCGACGACGAAACATCACTTAAGGGGAAAAAGGTTATTTCATAAATGCAATAATCTTTGCAAGTTAAAATCATCATAAGTCAAGATAATTACAGCGGATTTAATACATATACACAAAGGCTTGACGTTTTTAAAGTTTAAATTTTAATCTTAATGATCAGCAACTGTTTTCATGATTACCCCAGTTTCCTTAgtcccttcccctcccccccccccccccattctaATAGGAACccgattaaaacaaaaaaaaccttcGAGGGAAACTTGGGATTTGGTCGAATAGTCTACAGTAACCTTGCTTTAACATCTATGGACTGTGGTGTCTGTTGATGATATCCCTTGCTTGAATGTACATCGAGATTCCATGGTTTCCATCATGACTATGGGGATCTACCAATCTTTGTAGCTCAACTAAACATTCGCCGGAAAGCGATACCGCATTGACTGGGACCACTACCTCGTTTCTCTCTGGTAATATGGCGTCGGCTATTTCTGGTTCAGAGACCCCATAATTTTCGGCAACTATGTTTTCCTCGAAGAAATCTCTGACTGCACTGTGGTTGGAACCAAACATCCGTAACATGCCAAGAATGTAGAGCTGGTTAGGGGTTTTCTGGTTCTCTGTGGATAATTTGTGGTTGTTCCAAGATGCTTTAAAATTCCTCAAACTGTTATTTATTCTTGGAATGAATACAAGGTGCAGTGCAGCAAGGTCTATTTCGCTAGTAGCATCAAGAAGAGCTTGGttttctaaaaaataaaaaagacgcCTAAAGTATTCTGTGACCATTTTTCGCATATCTCTCCAAAGTCTCTCTATCCGCTGGTTGTGCACGGAACTTCCTTGTAAAACGCTACCTCGACCCTCTCCTCTTCTCTGCAACATCAGCCGCTTAACCTCCCCGTTTTCTACACCTTTATCGATCCGTATCCTTGACGGCCAACAAAACTCTTCCGTTGCAGAAACGAAAAGACTTGCCACAGTCGCTGCTCTGTTGTTATCTGAACATTTAAGGTAGACAACCAGCCTCGAATAGCCATCGATACCTCCGTGAACAACCAAACGCCACCTGTAAAATGACAGTATTGTGATGGTTATGACTTTTACAACTTACCAGCGCCTGAACCGTAGATTTAATCGGTGGCTTTGTACACTTACATTTTCTCGCAAAGAAGTCAGTTAAAAAAATTGGTAGACGTTGCGCTGGGCGCTGCGTGATAGGATGGGTTTCCCGTGCTGCCAGAAAAAGTAACTTAACTTACATTACCTTACCTTATCAGTTTGTGGTTGCCATCTAAATGCCAAAGACTGTTCGGGGCTGAAGATGGAAGGGTTTAAAAACTTCTGATCAGTTTATGCGTAAAAAATTGATAGGGATATTTAAAGAATCGGGGACAATCGTTATGATAAGCTTCCTACTCGGAGAAAAAAAGTTCTCCGAGTAGATTAGAAAACCATCAAACCCAAATTAGACGCCAAGTCGTGCACATACTGGTGAAAGACGAAAGCTGTGCCTATAAAGCGCTCAAGCGGCCCTAAATTGGGTTGCACCTAAAATGTCACCACTAAAAATATTGACATGAATAGCATGGGTTATCAATGTTGCATTTTAGGAATAACGGGGTTGAGAATAAATATTCCATTGATAGATTTTACTTAAATAAGACTGCGGCTACCTGGAACGGAATAAGTCACCCTGGGCGTAAGGTTGCGCCACCTCAAGTTTGCACCAACTGGGTCCACGGAAATGAGCGCGTCGGATATATCAGACCGTGATGCATACAAATTTCTAGCTGCTAATTCCCCTTCGATCATGATTATTCCTGCATCCATTGATCTGCTCTTTATTTCTTCGACAACTTCCCGCAATTCAGCCGAAGTCAAAGTCCTTCTTCCCCGCTGGTGCTGCCTTCCCATACTAAAGTAAACCCTCCTACGCCAAATAGTAGAAATCGACACACCTAGAGATAAACGAATACAATTATAATATCATTTTGTTTATCAAATAATTCTGCACAGGATAAAGATGTCAAGTCCTTCTTGTTCTAGGGACTTGACTAGGTTTAGTGATGTGGTACCGTTATGACGCCTAAGAATGATAAAACATGACGAAAACCAGGAATAAAATTAGTcacgataattttttttctccaaattttcACAGAAACTTTgacgttttccctgtttttgaAGTGTTCAAAAACACTTCAAAAacttcaattaaaaaaaaaaaacttcatttcAAAACGTTTGGACCGTTAAGCACAGCTTCACTTCAGTCTGCGCGACGTTGATTTCATTTTGACACCCGCCTGGGTTTTGAGAATCTTGACAATTTGTCACGAATATCGTGGCCGGTATCGACAGAAAACGCCTACCAACTTGgtaacttgtatacaaattgaTAGAGCACaagcaaacttgaaaaaaatcaacgCAAAGTTAATTAATGGCACCCGAACATAATGAGAGGCGTACAAACCTTAAAACTTGCATACAAATCATTTAATGACGAACACTGATACAcggacataaaaaaaaaaagtaataggCAAAGCTTACAAACTTAAAGGGAAGCTAACAAATACAATAAACTGCTCGAAAACGTAAGAAAATGACTAATACTTTCATAATATTGAAACAAAGTGTATTTCTTTCAGTTTTTAGGGCTGTAACCATTTGAAAAGGTATTGAACTTGCTTATATTGTTAAGGGAGAAACAATTTTCGTATatttgtttcaagtttattaaagTATCACCCATTTTATTAAGTAAACGAGAGGCTTCTCGTGTCGGACAGTATTCTGCTAAGTTTGTAGGCTCTGCCTTTTACACAACTTGAATGCATGTTGTCAAGTTTGCACACGTTTCATGTCTTACAAGTACATACTATGCTCATTAGTCATTAGTGCACTGCATGGATTACCGAGAGCTTTTGCGATATCCATCCACGACAAAGCGTATGCGCGCATAACTTCCAGTTGTTCCTTGGTGATTATATATGAAGGTCTGCCAACGCTCCTCGTGGCTGATAATGGTGCCCTGTAGCAGAGGTGTTCCGCTAGGAAAGGAATTAAACAACTGTATTGTTCAATCATCCGACCAAGTATGCCTTCCAAACTAAGAAGGTTTGTTACCAGCATCTGTAACGTTGGTTCTGAACAAGGCCTTGATGTTTCTAAAGTCCAGTGGATTCGCCTGAGATGTTGTATGGCTGCTTCCAGTTTGATTTTAAGCCCCGACAAGCGTTCATTACTTACATTCGGGTCCTCTATGGAATTTTTGGCGAGAAAGTAGAGATCGTGTACCTCGTTGACAAATACTTCAACTGTTTGGGGGTCAAGCGCGACAtctgaaaaacaattttttttttgtatcgaAGTTAAAAATGACATGGCTACCATGAGCTAGGGGTTCTATTTATATTTTGGGTTACCTGTGTCGGCTTGCGAGAAAACAATTAGCAACACAATAATCGCGGACACGGACCCTTCCATAAAAGGCATCTGAATAAGATtaagtgaaagtttcttttcctATTTCGTCTAATGGTTTCTTTCTATAGCTTTAAACCTGTAAACGGGCTATAACAGCAGCTTTGGATCGCGCTTTAGGTGACCTTTGATGCGATACCATATGGTTTCATTGTATTTGATTGGTTTTGTAGTTTCCTCTTCAGCACATGACGTGGGTCTTTTGTCCTTTATGCTATTTGATACCGGAAACCTCTGCCAGGTTGCACTGAGGATTTTTTTGTGAGATGTCCGAAGAATTATTTAGTAGCTTAAGTTCAACCATGTCTTCTGTTTTGCAATCGATTGATCTCGAACAGGAAAGGTTAACAAGTCGACCAAATGCTGTTGGTCCTTTGTTCAACAGCTCGTCCCCAGAAACGACGAGCCGAATTACAACCAGGAATGCGGGTGCCAAGCCCACAAGGACATTTGTGTGGCTTGGCCAAAACGTAACAAATGTGGATTTATCGTCATTAGATGGTAAACGCGTTAAGTTTTCAAAAGGGATGGCTTCGGACGCAATTTTAACGTTGCTGAAGAGAGAAATACCGCAGATCGGGTCAACCAGGTAAGCTTAGCCTACATTTAATTGAGAAAAAGGTTACCGACTTGATGCTTTGGTGTTAGAAGATTCGTTCCAATATTATGAAGGAAAGCTTTAATGTAACATGCGCAAAGCAGCAAAGTGAAAAATATCAtatcaaaattaaaaagtattcgttttttaattttgttttccagaACACGTTGTCGTTTTTAATCTCCCGAGTAGTGAAACAATACATCAATTCAGAAATGATCGACATTTTTGGCAGACATTGCTCTGCTATGATGAGAGTTTCAAGTTAACACTTCATTGTTATGTTTCGTAATCCTTGTGGCTGTTCTTAGGGGGGATTGAATAATTCCAATTTAACAACTTGAGTTGTAATAAAAAGGTGGGCTATTTTCTTAAATGGAAAATCCTCAAGTAGGAGAAATCTCGTTTTCCCACTAACGATAGGAATCTTTTATGATCAAATTCCAACAGAAAGGAGGGGAGTGGCAAACATGGTCTTTGACTCGTCAGCCCGACGTTCTCTCGGACCTTGAACACAAGAAAACCCCTCTTGCGCCTAGAATAAAGAGCCCGAGTAAGCGTCTAAAATATAGCGCAGAGCCCGCTTCACCATAAATGCTTTTAAACGTGCGGTTTCAGGTCGTTTCAGGGGCCGTTATCGACCTGGAATGTTACTCGCTCTTTGTAATATTCCTTAAACAGGTCTATCGAAATGCGGGCTGCATGTGCAGCACTATTACTTTTTCCTTCCTTAACCAATGATAATGAAACCCCAAAGAGTTGATACCAAagtagtgtcaacactagtgttacactgtgtttctctcaagcgTGACAGCAACCAATTGCTCTGAATGGCGTTGTCGCTGGCGTAGCCATCATCTTTGCTAAAACAACCTCATATTCGCTAAGTTGTATTTCCTGCCGCTAAATTCCATTCGCTGGCGCAAATTTCTGTTCGTTGTCACCAATACGAATTCGGGAATATAGCCTGAATTTTCAGCCGCCTCCTCCGCCCTCTGGCTGGAGAGTTTTAGCAACTACAATGCAATTACGACGTCTAGAGGATGTCCCAAAATGGCAAGAAAATATTAACCAACACTTTCGTTCCCAGGCCATCCCGGTATCACAGCCCGAAGTTATTGCTGGGCAGTCGTCAGCTTCACTGTTGGTTTTCCGTGTTTTAAATGAAGTTGAGCCACTTAGGGAAGTACTTCCCCACTTCCCTAAGTGGCTCAACTTCATTTAAAACACGGAAAACCAACAGTGAAGCTGAAAAAAGTAGAAAAAGCGTAACAActgttttacatgattgccggGTGGGAACAGATACCTGCTTGATTAGAGTGAAGATATAGTTGACGTCATATTGTCATTGATGTGCCAGAGCCTCACTGGCTGTCAAAACagagggtcttttgttcctgtggttggcccatttgaataacaaaagcaatgtttgtaaacagatgttATCCCTATAGGTTTGATTTATACATCTCATGTATTCATTTTGACAGCACAATCAGCTTCTATAAGTCAAAGAGTGCAGGGAATCATGCCCTCTTCTATGTTGGCTCCTCTCTATCTGGGAATGAGATAGTTTCAAACTACAAATACAGTACAACCAGAGTTTTCTTAGCAAGAGGACAGGAACCTCCTGAGAATGATGATGTCATTGAAGAACCTGTTACTGTGGTCAGCTCAAATGTCCATCAAATCAGAGCTACTGGTATGTAATTTTCCAGCTTGTGCAAAGAGGCAGACGTTATAACAGATATAAGCAGAGGTTGCTTATCATGCATTAGATTACAGAAGTGAAAGGGTCCAGCAGGGTGTCGGTTGTTTAATTTcacacttaataataataataattagtaataataataataataataataataataataataataataataataataataataataataataataataataatcactatatttaagtctcaaggttatttagcagAGCACAAGTGCTCTACTGATTGGGGAGAGTACAaaccaaatcaaatgttggattttgaggacaggggaaaaccagagtacacAGGGAGAAACCTCTCACAGCAGCGTACAGAACCAagaaactcaatccacatatggcAGCGAACCTGATAACTGAACCTGGGCGGGATTCATGGAAGGCACCACTGCACCAGCCCTGCTCTCGTTAAGGCTTTCATACTACATGTACAAAAGAGTTAAAGAAATAATATAAACCTGCATAAAGTGAAACAGTTGAAACATCGCTGAAAAATGGCTAAACCTTCCATACGATAATTCCAGGTAAATTGAGATAACCACATTATTCTAATAAGGGCTACAAAAGAGAGCTTCCTAACCCCAACTGGGATCCTACCCAGAGTGGAACTTCCGATAAAGGTGTTTCAGACTACTGAAACATGTTGACATTGTACCTTCATCTTTGTTTTGTAGATCGTTTGATTACTGATGAcagcaaaaaatgcatcaaAGGTATTTAATATATGTATGCACTATGCCCCCTGAATAAAGCTAAAACTTGGCTATCAATGCCACAACCTGTTTGCGAGGTAAAATACACTGACAACAGCAATGGGGGAAAATTGGGCCTTGTCCAACAAAGCCGTTGCAAAGGCGAGGGCAAGAAATTGCCAATACTCATGATACTTAATAGGATAATGGTTACTTTTAAAGTAAATGTGTAAACTGCAACAGCATTGGctattttttcattaaaaacaatGCCAAAGCCGAGCAATAATACAAAATGCCAATAGTTGTTATACCCAAGGAGGTGATTGGGGTGCTGTTGGGCAAAATTTTGCAACAACCAAGGTACAACTCAAACGCAATCTGTTTCCAAAACTGTTTGTACGCCATGTACGCACCATGCAAGTGTGATCAATTCAAATCTTGGATGAGGGGCAGCATAATTCAACATTGGCTGGATTGGCTGACCCAGATGTCTTGACCCAATCTCCTCTCGGTTAAGACAACACAAGATTGCTGCGAGGAAAAGTcataacaattttcattcaagaAGCAAATAAATTCCTATATTACCTAGTGTACGATTCACATATGAACTGAAAATGAGGGTTTCTTGAGATTAGTGTTGATTCAATCCTTAACGCTACAACTGTAATGGTCAGAGTTCATGTATGCACCTCTCTCATGAGTTTAATTTTGGTCCCATCTAGGGCATTTTGGACCACAGTATCATGAGGCAGGCACAACAGGTACTGACATACTGGATTGTAAATTGGTTAAGTCAATATCAGTGGAGTTGAATGTTTATCTGTAAATGCCAAAAGCCtagtaaaaacaaaattctaCCTAAAGCGACTGTCAGTGTTGGAGGCAGACTAAGTTAAAAAAATCAATGGCTATTTACAACCATTATGAAGTAATAACAAACCGAaacacatgaccttgaagcatttAATGTAATACAACTCTCCTTGGAATAAAGCAGGGGATTTTTGGACACCAATTTTGTGgccaaatatggacaaagtgAAGCTGCATATGTGCAGGAAAATGCGAGCTTTGTTAGATATAAGTaatgaaatttttaaatttaaaaaacccaAGCCCTGAACCAGAGTCAAAcgtttcaaggtcatgagcttctcaTAATATAATAAGCGGGTATTGTAGATATCtcttacattttgtttttattggtTTAATTTTGCAGTTGGTTTAATCACAGTGGACAACTGTGATGATGGGCTATATTACCCAGGTAATTCCATAAAAGGGCTTTTCTCTATCTTTCAATGAGTTTAATTAGTTACTTATTTTAGTATCTAAACGTAATCACCACATGCAAAATAAcatatttcattttctttagGATTGTTGCATACATCACAAATGCAGCCAATAAATGCAGCAATGAGACATGCAAACGTAACTGGTTTACCCTTTGTTGGCATATCCTTTGAATGTGTAAGTCAAGTGTGATTTCGTTTAAAGGTAAACTCACTTTATAATCAGGCTGAGATTTTGTTAAAATCCATGCCTTGTACCAACCCAACCACCCAATTTGAATGGGTGTTTTTGTGATCAC encodes:
- the LOC137997973 gene encoding uncharacterized protein translates to MVAMSFLTSIQKKNCFSDVALDPQTVEVFVNEVHDLYFLAKNSIEDPNVSNERLSGLKIKLEAAIQHLRRIHWTLETSRPCSEPTLQMLVTNLLSLEGILGRMIEQYSCLIPFLAEHLCYRAPLSATRSVGRPSYIITKEQLEVMRAYALSWMDIAKALGVSISTIWRRRVYFSMGRQHQRGRRTLTSAELREVVEEIKSRSMDAGIIMIEGELAARNLYASRSDISDALISVDPVGANLRWRNLTPRVTYSVPAPNSLWHLDGNHKLIRWRLVVHGGIDGYSRLVVYLKCSDNNRAATVASLFVSATEEFCWPSRIRIDKGVENGEVKRLMLQRRGEGRGSVLQGSSVHNQRIERLWRDMRKMVTEYFRRLFYFLENQALLDATSEIDLAALHLVFIPRINNSLRNFKASWNNHKLSTENQKTPNQLYILGMLRMFGSNHSAVRDFFEENIVAENYGVSEPEIADAILPERNEVVVPVNAVSLSGECLVELQRLVDPHSHDGNHGISMYIQARDIINRHHSP